DNA from Diaphorobacter limosus:
TGCGCGCCCTGCTCCTCGTTCAGGTGGGCGCTGCTGCCGCCGGGGCCCCATTGGGCGATGAAGTCGGTGGGGGTGGTCACGGGTTGCTTTTGTTTTGCTAGCTGCTGGCGCTGGTTTGGCGGGCGTATCAGGCGGTTTTGCCCGCAAGTGTGGCACGCGCCTTGTCCAGCCATTGCTGCAGGCTGTCCAGCAGGCCCTGGTGGCTGAAGGAGCAGCTTTCCTCGGTGAACAGGGCGCCGGCCTCCAGGCGGTCGAGCAGGGCCAGCAGCACCTCGGCGTAGCGCGGCGGCAGGGCGGCCAGCAGGGCGGCGTGGCCGCGCGCGCCGGCGCTGAAGGCGTGGTTGCTGGTCTGCTGCGCGCGCAGGGCGTGCAGCTGGGCTTGCAGCTCGTCGAGCTGGCGCAGGGCGGTGTTGTGGCTCATGGGGCGTAGCGTAGCGCCTGTGCCCTGGCGGGCGCGTGGCGTGGTGATCTGCGTCAGAATCGCACCCATGAATGCCCTGAACATCGCCGAATACACGCACACCCTGGGTTTACAGGCAAAAACGGCTTCCGCGCTTATGGCGCGGGCGCAAGCAGCTATTAAAAACAAAGCATTGCTGGCGCTGGCGCGGCTGTTGCGCGAGAACGTGCAGGCCCTGCAGGCGGACAACGCCGCCGACCTTGCGCGCGCCCGCGCCGCCGGGTTGCCTGAGCCCATGGTCGATCGCCTGAAGCTGACCCCCGCGGTGCTGGAGACCTGCGCCCTGGGCTGCGAGCAGCTGGCGGCCATGCCGGACATCATTGGCGAGATCATCGGGATGAAGCAGCAGCCCAGCGGCATCCGCGTGGGCCAGATGCGCGTGCCGATTGGCGTGTTCGGCATGATTTACGAGAGCCGGCCGAATGTGACCATCGAGGCGGCCAGTCTGTCGATCAAGAGCGGCAACGCCTGCATTCTGCGCGGCGGATCGGAGGCGATTGACTCCAACCGCGCGCTGGCGCGGCTGGTGGCGCTGGCGCTGGCCGAGGCCGGCCTGCCCGAGCACGGTGTGCAGCTGGTGCAGACCACAGACCGCGCCGCCGTGGGCCAGCTGATCGCCATGCCCGCGTATGTGGACGTGATCATTCCGCGCGGCGGCAAGGGGCTGATAGAGCGCATCAGCGCGGAGGCCAAGGTGCCGGTGATCAAGCACCTGGACGGCAATTGCCACAGCTATGTCGATGACCCTTGCGACCTGGATCTGGCCGTGACGGTGGTGGACAACGCCAAGACGCAGAAATACAGCCCCTGCAACGCCACCGAGAGCCTGCTGGTGGCGCGCGCCGTGGCGCCGGCCTTTTTACCGCGCATCGGCGCCGTCTTCGCCGAAAAAGGGGTGGAAATGCGGGTTTGCGCTGAAAGTAGGGCGCTGCTGGCTACTGTTTCAGGAGCAAAACTGGTCGACGCCACCGAGGCTGACTGGAGCGAGGAGTATCTGGCGCCCATCATCAGTATCAAGGTGGTGGCGGGGCTGGACGAGGCGATTGCCTGGATCAACCGCTACAGCAGCCACCACACCGAGGCCATTCTGACCACCGACCACCGGCATGCGCAGCGCTTTTTGCGCGAGGTGGATTCGGCC
Protein-coding regions in this window:
- a CDS encoding glutamate-5-semialdehyde dehydrogenase, which codes for MNALNIAEYTHTLGLQAKTASALMARAQAAIKNKALLALARLLRENVQALQADNAADLARARAAGLPEPMVDRLKLTPAVLETCALGCEQLAAMPDIIGEIIGMKQQPSGIRVGQMRVPIGVFGMIYESRPNVTIEAASLSIKSGNACILRGGSEAIDSNRALARLVALALAEAGLPEHGVQLVQTTDRAAVGQLIAMPAYVDVIIPRGGKGLIERISAEAKVPVIKHLDGNCHSYVDDPCDLDLAVTVVDNAKTQKYSPCNATESLLVARAVAPAFLPRIGAVFAEKGVEMRVCAESRALLATVSGAKLVDATEADWSEEYLAPIISIKVVAGLDEAIAWINRYSSHHTEAILTTDHRHAQRFLREVDSASCMVNASTRFADGFEYGLGAEIGISTDKFHARGPVGLEGLTSLKYVVLGEGEVRR